CCCTACCAGCAGCGTCAGATCAGTCTGGAGGAGGCATGGGAACGCGGGCAAAAGCCAATTCGCCGGTTCATGTCGTTGCAGATTGAACGGTGCGACAACGCCGAGGACGTGTGGCTGTTTTTGCGGTACGCGCACCTCGAAAAAGAACCGGAAACCTACGACGATGTGCCCCTTCAGGTCCTGGTGCCCGCGTTCATGCTCAGTGAATTGAAAACTGCTTTTTTAATTGGTTTTCAGATATTCCTGCCGTTTTTGATTATCGACATGGTTGTTTCCACGGTGTTGGTGTCCATGGGCATGCTCATGATGCCGCCTGTGCTGGTATCGCTCCCGTTCAAGTTGCTCCTGTTTGTGCTGCTGGACGGCTGGCATCTGGTGGTGGGCATGCTGATGGAAAGCTTTCAGCCGATCACCTGAGCTTTGCTCCGGCGGGCTTCAAAGAGGAACTAATTCTTTCAAAAGGACAATTTTACGTTGAGTAAATCGCCAATCAAAGAGATTAAGGAGTTTGCCATGGATACACAGGCTGCGGTGGACTTATTCAGGACAGCGATTTGGGTGGGATTTCTCATAAGTGCTCCCGTTCTTCTAGCAGGAATGGCCGTCGGACTGGTCCTGGGGCTGCTCCAGGCGGTGACGCAGATTCAGGAGCAAAGCCTGGTGTTTGTTCCCAAGGTTGCCGTGATGGTTATTGTCTTTTTACTCACATTGCCGTGGATGCTGGTACAAATGATTGAATATTCGCAGGAGTTGCTGAAAAGCATGTCGGGTATTATTTATTAACAGGAATGGTCATTCGAGCCACCAAAATCTGGGGGATACTAAAAAAGTGACTGTTTATTTCGGGCTGGATACCCATCGGATACGGAAGTGCGCGAGGGAAACAGCGAAGGGATAAATGGTAATTTCAGCGTGGACGGTTGGCTATCCACGTCCAATGCGGTGGGAACGATGCACGAAGCGACGCGGTCGGAATTGCAAACGGTGAGATGGTCGCTTACTTGCTGAATCAGTTTATCGCGCTGATGCTCGTCTTTATCCGCATGACGGGCCTGGTTCTTTCCGCGCCGGTACTTTCCCATCGTCTTGTGCCGATGCAAATTCGCGTTCTCCTGGCACTGGGCCTGGCCGTGCTGATTTTACCCGTGGTGACCGTTC
This is a stretch of genomic DNA from Thermogutta terrifontis. It encodes these proteins:
- the fliP gene encoding flagellar type III secretion system pore protein FliP (The bacterial flagellar biogenesis protein FliP forms a type III secretion system (T3SS)-type pore required for flagellar assembly.) — its product is MVCVCTFLLAAVTALCGPRALADIPASNRPLSLEFPSTSTNSGSLSLLDPQNWTSPEGLSSALKIMLLLTVLSLAPAIILMTTSFIRVIVVLSLLRQALGTQNLPPSQVITGLSLFITLFVMAPVWQEVYQQAIVPYQQRQISLEEAWERGQKPIRRFMSLQIERCDNAEDVWLFLRYAHLEKEPETYDDVPLQVLVPAFMLSELKTAFLIGFQIFLPFLIIDMVVSTVLVSMGMLMMPPVLVSLPFKLLLFVLLDGWHLVVGMLMESFQPIT
- the fliQ gene encoding flagellar biosynthesis protein FliQ gives rise to the protein MDTQAAVDLFRTAIWVGFLISAPVLLAGMAVGLVLGLLQAVTQIQEQSLVFVPKVAVMVIVFLLTLPWMLVQMIEYSQELLKSMSGIIY